A part of Salvelinus sp. IW2-2015 linkage group LG16, ASM291031v2, whole genome shotgun sequence genomic DNA contains:
- the plin3 gene encoding mannose-6-phosphate receptor binding protein 1 isoform X2, with the protein MADSGKTVPSTATTQPTNGDLQSVVSRVGSIPLVSSACGVVSNAYSSTKDSVPLLKGVMEAVESGVRTLGAATTTGSKPLLDRLEPQISVVNHYAMMGLDKVEKLQILQQPADKLVSDTIGMMYQSMSGTKEAMTGAVTGAKETMTGAVMSAVFGGVEMTQAAASGLFSSFMVTGVGQMVSSGVGLALSHSENWVDHNLPLSDRELAALAEPATGEVTTAPVVGSSYFVRLGKLSSKVQERALEQSLVRARHARDATYATLTQITSTLDLLEKARSTLATANHQLGGAPEQLLQRWKEWQEKQPKDGGVEMGEVDVPKDQTEQLEWRTLSMVRXLSDQLRSACSGVVSSAQGLPGAVQDQLAKARKAAEELHSSLGNTSTLTPPLLEQTRHHLTQVRQSLDGVVEYLLNNTPLNWLVGPFAPQITEKGEGGRAGCE; encoded by the exons ATGGCCGACAGCGGGAAGACTGTGCCCAGTACAGCCACAACCCAGCCAACTAATGGAGACCTGCAG AGTGTTGTGTCCCGRGTGGGCAGCATACCCCTGGTGAGCTCTGCGTGTGGTGTAGTGTCCAACGCCTACAGCAGCACTAAGGACAGCGTGCCCCTGCTGAAGGGGGTCATGGAGGCTGTCGAGAGCGGGGTGCGCACTCTTGGGGCAGCCACCACAACCGGCTCCAAGCCACTCCTGGACAGACTGGAGCCACAGA TTTCTGTGGTGAATCATTATGCTATGATGGGACTGGACAAGGTGGAAAAACTGCAAATCCTCCAGCAGCCAGCTGATAAG CTAGTTTCAGATACAATAGGCATGATGTACCAGTCGATGAGTGGGACAAAGGAGGCTATGACTGGGGCTGTAACCGGGGCCAAAGAAACCATGACTGGGGCTGTAATGTCGGCAGTGTTCGGGGGTGTGGAGATGACCCAAGCAGCAGCCAGTGGATTGTTCAGCTCATTCATGGTGACCGGTGTGGGCCAGATGGTCAGCAGTGGGGTGGGCCTGGCCCTCAGCCACTCTGAGAACTGGGTGGACCATAACCTGCCTCTCAGCGACAGAGAGCTGG CTGCTTTGGCGGAGCCTGCAACAGGTGAGGTGACTACTGCACCAGTGGTGGGCTCTAGCTACTTTGTCCGTCTGGGAAAGCTGTCCTCCAAGGTGCAGGAGCGGGCCCTGGAGCAGTCCCTGGTAAGAGCCCGGCACGCCAGAGATGCCACATACGCAACTTTGACACAGATCACCAGCACCTTGGACCTGCTGGAGAAAGCCCGCTCCACCCTGGCCACTGCCAACCACCAGCTGGGAGGGGCACCAGAGCAGCTGCTGCAGCGCTGGAAGGAGTGGCAGGAGAAACAGCCTAAAGATGGAGGGGTAGAGATGGGGGAGGTGGATGTTCCCAAAGACCAGACTGAG CAGTTGGAGTGGCGAACCCTCTCGATGGTGCGTMGTCTCAGTGACCAGTTGCGGTCTGCATGCTCTGGGGTGGTGTCCAGCGCCCAGGGCTTACCCGGTGCTGTCCAGGACCAGCTGGCAAARGCACGGAAAGCGGCTGAAGAACTGCACTCCTCCCTGGGSAACACTAGCACCCTCACACCCCCCCTCCTGGAGCAGACCCGTCACCATCTAACACAG GTGCGACAGTCTCTGGATGGTGTCGTAGAGTATCTGCTCAATAACACTCCTCTCAACTGGCTGGTGGGACCCTTTGCACCCCAGATCACAGAGAAGGGGGAGGGCGGGCGGGCTGGCTGCGAATAA
- the plin3 gene encoding mannose-6-phosphate receptor binding protein 1 isoform X1 yields MFIISEKFKETSLNTSCTMADSGKTVPSTATTQPTNGDLQSVVSRVGSIPLVSSACGVVSNAYSSTKDSVPLLKGVMEAVESGVRTLGAATTTGSKPLLDRLEPQISVVNHYAMMGLDKVEKLQILQQPADKLVSDTIGMMYQSMSGTKEAMTGAVTGAKETMTGAVMSAVFGGVEMTQAAASGLFSSFMVTGVGQMVSSGVGLALSHSENWVDHNLPLSDRELAALAEPATGEVTTAPVVGSSYFVRLGKLSSKVQERALEQSLVRARHARDATYATLTQITSTLDLLEKARSTLATANHQLGGAPEQLLQRWKEWQEKQPKDGGVEMGEVDVPKDQTEQLEWRTLSMVRXLSDQLRSACSGVVSSAQGLPGAVQDQLAKARKAAEELHSSLGNTSTLTPPLLEQTRHHLTQVRQSLDGVVEYLLNNTPLNWLVGPFAPQITEKGEGGRAGCE; encoded by the exons ATGTTTATTATCAGCGAG AAATTTAAAGAGACATCCTTAAACACATCCTGCACAATGGCCGACAGCGGGAAGACTGTGCCCAGTACAGCCACAACCCAGCCAACTAATGGAGACCTGCAG AGTGTTGTGTCCCGRGTGGGCAGCATACCCCTGGTGAGCTCTGCGTGTGGTGTAGTGTCCAACGCCTACAGCAGCACTAAGGACAGCGTGCCCCTGCTGAAGGGGGTCATGGAGGCTGTCGAGAGCGGGGTGCGCACTCTTGGGGCAGCCACCACAACCGGCTCCAAGCCACTCCTGGACAGACTGGAGCCACAGA TTTCTGTGGTGAATCATTATGCTATGATGGGACTGGACAAGGTGGAAAAACTGCAAATCCTCCAGCAGCCAGCTGATAAG CTAGTTTCAGATACAATAGGCATGATGTACCAGTCGATGAGTGGGACAAAGGAGGCTATGACTGGGGCTGTAACCGGGGCCAAAGAAACCATGACTGGGGCTGTAATGTCGGCAGTGTTCGGGGGTGTGGAGATGACCCAAGCAGCAGCCAGTGGATTGTTCAGCTCATTCATGGTGACCGGTGTGGGCCAGATGGTCAGCAGTGGGGTGGGCCTGGCCCTCAGCCACTCTGAGAACTGGGTGGACCATAACCTGCCTCTCAGCGACAGAGAGCTGG CTGCTTTGGCGGAGCCTGCAACAGGTGAGGTGACTACTGCACCAGTGGTGGGCTCTAGCTACTTTGTCCGTCTGGGAAAGCTGTCCTCCAAGGTGCAGGAGCGGGCCCTGGAGCAGTCCCTGGTAAGAGCCCGGCACGCCAGAGATGCCACATACGCAACTTTGACACAGATCACCAGCACCTTGGACCTGCTGGAGAAAGCCCGCTCCACCCTGGCCACTGCCAACCACCAGCTGGGAGGGGCACCAGAGCAGCTGCTGCAGCGCTGGAAGGAGTGGCAGGAGAAACAGCCTAAAGATGGAGGGGTAGAGATGGGGGAGGTGGATGTTCCCAAAGACCAGACTGAG CAGTTGGAGTGGCGAACCCTCTCGATGGTGCGTMGTCTCAGTGACCAGTTGCGGTCTGCATGCTCTGGGGTGGTGTCCAGCGCCCAGGGCTTACCCGGTGCTGTCCAGGACCAGCTGGCAAARGCACGGAAAGCGGCTGAAGAACTGCACTCCTCCCTGGGSAACACTAGCACCCTCACACCCCCCCTCCTGGAGCAGACCCGTCACCATCTAACACAG GTGCGACAGTCTCTGGATGGTGTCGTAGAGTATCTGCTCAATAACACTCCTCTCAACTGGCTGGTGGGACCCTTTGCACCCCAGATCACAGAGAAGGGGGAGGGCGGGCGGGCTGGCTGCGAATAA